In Arthrobacter citreus, a single genomic region encodes these proteins:
- a CDS encoding M23 family metallopeptidase — translation MMNKFPVKEVQNAEGGYTYTYDDLVEEQGKKIITNSNFMFRSLLSAIIVLALAIILKSSSPIASQVRQGLSQVYNSEFQFASLQKWYEDRFGTPLAFLPQLNDKKGNVGNDNYAVPASGKVLQSFKTDGQGILIQTEANQKVDSIKKGRVIFVGKKDNLGNTVIIQHADGSESWYGKLGSTNVKVYDEVDSKKVIGTVSTNDDGNLGTYYFAIKMGEKFIDPKQVIPFE, via the coding sequence ATGATGAACAAATTTCCGGTAAAGGAAGTACAAAATGCTGAGGGCGGATACACTTACACTTATGATGATTTGGTAGAAGAGCAGGGGAAAAAGATAATAACTAACTCTAACTTTATGTTTAGGAGTTTGTTATCTGCGATTATTGTACTTGCTTTAGCAATCATTTTAAAAAGTAGCTCACCTATTGCCTCTCAGGTTCGGCAAGGTCTTTCACAAGTTTATAATAGTGAATTTCAATTTGCTTCACTACAAAAGTGGTACGAAGATCGTTTTGGAACGCCACTAGCTTTTTTACCCCAATTAAATGATAAAAAAGGAAATGTTGGTAACGATAATTACGCTGTTCCCGCTAGTGGGAAAGTACTTCAAAGTTTTAAAACGGATGGTCAAGGAATATTAATACAAACAGAAGCAAATCAAAAGGTAGATTCAATTAAAAAAGGTCGGGTTATATTTGTAGGAAAGAAAGATAATTTAGGAAATACAGTGATCATTCAACATGCTGATGGCTCAGAATCATGGTACGGAAAGTTAGGTAGCACAAATGTAAAAGTTTATGATGAAGTAGATAGTAAAAAAGTGATCGGAACGGTATCTACTAATGATGATGGGAATCTAGGAACTTATTACTTTGCAATTAAAATGGGGGAAAAATTTATTGATCCGAAACAGGTGATT